In Helianthus annuus cultivar XRQ/B chromosome 3, HanXRQr2.0-SUNRISE, whole genome shotgun sequence, a single window of DNA contains:
- the LOC110929331 gene encoding uncharacterized protein LOC110929331 isoform X1: MFNSLVPFPCFPCGRNKRRTIPLLQNQQLLRHRDLHRRPTPAATAHLPLNSLTLSFKMDTSWMSLPRATTEYENGLDKFLDFIFSTEGKNGQISCPCIDCSNQIWVDREEARTHLQCVGFIKGYRIAPFISESCETPMLDAEDDMQGLVHDAFNGFGENIHENEIGTQNESQSMPNTNAKKFYKALEDAKKELYPGCKKFSVLSFIIRLFHSKCIGKCNDKGFSMMLNTLREAFPYASIPKSLYDLRKIIRELGLSYDKIDACPNDCMLYWKENSKKTECDICHTSRYKANENDPDDELTIPDTDKKIKKIGAKVLRHFPLIPRLQRLFMSSKTAASMRWHEESRTKDGYLRHPADSPAWKTFDFNYPDFASESRNVRLGLASDGFNPFRTMSVSHSTWPVVLMPYNLPPWMCMKQPYFFLSLLIPGPSAPGNNIDVYMEPLVAELQELWDINGVETYDASTKSNFQMRASLLWTISDFPAYANLSGWSTKGKLSCPCCHKHTKSQRLTHGNKYCFMGHRRYLPGDHAFRKDKKSFDGTKETERQPRGLTGSEVLDELNGFEIKFGKLVKTNPDLPFNWKKRSIFFELPYWKTNLLRHNLDVMHIEKNVCDSVVGTLMNLDGKTKDHLKARLDLQEMGIRPELHPKVQNNNKVYLPPACFSMDKKEKDIFCRVLKKVKVPDGYAANISRCVELKPPKLFGLKSHDSHILMQQLLPIALRNVLPKHVRYPVMKLCRYYKQLCSKVLNPNDLVQMENEIGKILCDLERIFPPSFFDVMVHLSVHLASEAKLGGTVHYRWMYPIERYLSTLKSYVKNRSKPEGSIAEGYLAEECLSFCSLYLSSDVETIHNKTSRNYDDGGFEDILPIFSMSGRPIGATVVEILDLDILAKAHSYVLFNCSEVDEFRTEHLTNVRHENRKLREREIQRLHSETFESWFQDHVEELHTRGDHRITEDLRNLASGPAEFVKKYKGFIINGFRFHTKDLEQNRKTQNSGVMLEAMTNSFSSAKDNNPIMGDVTYYGILNDIIELEYAVDRKVVLFHCDWISNGSRKKQDENGFTLLNFEGLNPHNDPFILACQAQQVFYVADRVDKGWKVVIKTTPRDSYDMNEQTCLENVETHLQSDTSTGPQLDDNMNIELVRRGLNGTVVDKNTLVFDGDEDLFEAAS; the protein is encoded by the exons ATGTTCAATTCATTGGTTCCCTTTCCTTGCTTTCCCTGTggaagaaacaaaagaagaacCATACCATTACTCCAAAATCAACAGCTCCTTCGTCATCGTGACCTCCACCGTCGTCCAACTCCGGCAGCCACCGCCCACCTGCCCTTGAATTCTCTCACTCTCAG TTTTAAGATGGATACGAGTTGGATGTCTTTACCAAGAGCTACTACTGAATATGAAAACGGTCTTGACAAATTTCTTGATTTTATCTTTTCTACCGAGGGTAAAAATGGTCAAATATCATGTCCATGCATTGATTGCAGTAATCAAATATGGGTTGATCGGGAGGAGGCTAGAACGCATCTCCAATGTGTCGGGTTTATTAAAGGCTACAGAATTGCACCTTTTATTTCCGAATCATGTGAAACTCCTATGTTGGATGCTGAAGATGACATGCAAGGGTTGGTGCATGATGCATTCAACGGGTTTGGTGAGAACATACATGAAAATGAAATAGGGACACAAAATGAAAGTCAAAGTATGCCAAACACAAATGCgaaaaagttttataaagcatTAGAAGATGCAAAGAAAGAACTATATCCTGGGTGTAAGAAGTTCTCGGTTCTTTCTTTTATCATTAGACTATTTCATAGTAAGTGTATTGGGAAATGTAATGACAAGGGTTTCAGCATGATGCTTAATACATTGAGGGAAGCCTTCCCATATGCTTCCATACCGAAGTCATTGTATGACCTAAGGAAGATAATAAGAGAATTAGGACTTAGTTATGATAAAATTGATGCATGTCCTAATGATTGTATGCTGTACTGGAAAGAAAACAGTAAGAAAACAGAATGTGATATATGTCATACGTCAAGGTACAAAGCAAATGAAAATGATCCTGATGATGAGTTAACCATACCTGATACGGATAAGAAGATTAAGAAGATTGGAGCAAAGGTTTTACGTCATTTTCCGCTCATACCACGGCTGCAAAGGTTGTTTATGTCATCTAAAACTGCTGCCTCCATGAGATGGCATGAAGAGAGTCGCACGAAAGATGGTTACTTGAGACATCCTGCTGATTCCCCAGCTTGGAAAACATTTGATTTTAATTATCCTGATTTTGCCAGTGAGTCTCGTAATGTCAGGCTTGGTTTAGCGAGTGATGGGTTTAACCCTTTTAGAACAATGAGTGTTTCTCATAGTACATGGCCTGTTGTTTTGATGCCATATAATCTACCTCCTTGGATGTGCATGAAACAACcttatttctttttatctttactTATACCTGGCCCATCAGCTCCTGGGAACAATATAGATGTTTATATGGAACCATTAGTGGCTGAGCTACAGGAGTTATGGGATATTAATGGAGTAGAGACTTATGATGCATCGACAAAGAGTAACTTTCAGATGCGTGCTTCTTTGTTATGGACGATAAGTGACTTTCCCGCTTATGCGAATTTATCCGGATGGAGCACAAAAGGAAAACTTTCATGCCCTTGCTGCCATAAACATACAAAATCACAACGCTTAACTCATGGCAACAAATATTGTTTCATGGGACATCGTCGATATCTGCCAGGTGATCATGCTTTTCGAAAAGATAAGAAGTCTTTTGATGGCACAAAAGAAACGGAGAGGCAACCACGTGGCTTAACAGGATCAGAAGTACTTGATGAGCTAAATGGTTTTGAAATTAAATTTGGAAAACTTGTAAAGACCAACCCTGATCTACCATTTAACTGGAAGAAGAGAAGTATTTTTTTTGAGTTACCATACTGGAAAACTAACTTGCTGCGCCATAATCTAGATGTAATGCATATTGAGAAGAATGTTTGTGACAGTGTCGTTGGAACGTTAATGAATCTAGATGGAAAGACCAAGGATCATTTAAAAGCACGCCTTGATTTGCAAGAAATGGGTATTAGACCTGAACTTCATCCTAAAGTTCAGAATAACAACAAAGTGTATTTGCCACCTGCTTGTTTCTCAATGGATAAAAAAGAGAAAGATATATTTTGTCGTGTTCTTAAAAAGGTTAAAGTTCCAGATGGTTATGCAGCTAATATATCAAGATGTGTAGAGTTAAAACCTCCAAAACTGTTTGGCCTTAAAAGTCATGATAGCCATATTTTGATGCAGCAGTTGCTTCCCATTGCTTTGCGAAATGTGTTACCTAAGCACGTGCGTTATCCTGTGATGAAGCTATGTCGTTACTACAAACAGTTATGCTCAAAAGTTCTTAATCCAAATGATTTGGTTCAAATGGAAAATGAGATTGGAAAAATCCTTTGTGATTTAGAAAGGATTTTTCCGCCATCATTCTTTGATGTCATGGTTCATCTTTCGGTTCATCTTGCTTCAGAGGCCAAATTAGGAGGGACAGTTCATTACCGTTGGATGTATCCAATCGAGAG GTATTTATCTACATTAAAATCTTACGTCAAAAATAGGAGTAAACCCGAGGGTTCCATTGCAGAAGGATATTTAGCTGAAGAATGTTTGTCATTTTGTTCATTGTACTTATCAAGTGATGTCGAGACCATACATAATAAGACAAGTCGGAATTATGATGACGGTGGTTTCGAGGATATTTTACCTATCTTTTCTATGTCAGGTCGGCCGATTGGTGCTACAGTGGTAGAGATACTTGACCTTGACATTTTGGCTAAAGCACATTCATATGTGTTATTCAATTGTAGTGAAGTTGATGAATTTCGAAC AGAACATCTGACGAATGTTCGTCATGAAAATCGGAAATTACGTGAGCGTGAGATTCAACGTTTACATAGCGAGACTTTTGAGTCGTGGTTTCAAGATCAT GTTGAGGAGCTGCATACCAGAGGGGATCATAGAATCACGGAAGATCTAAGAAACTTGGCAAGTGGCCCAGCTGAGTTTGTGAAAAAATATAAGGGATTTATCATAAATGGTTTCCGATTTCACACAAAAGATCTGGAACAAAATAGGAAAACACAAAATAGTGGAGTTATGCTTGAGGCCATGACAAATAGCTTCTCAAGTGCTAAAGATAACAATCCTATCATGGGAGATGTAACATATTATGGGATTTTGAATGATATCATTGAGTTGGAATATGCTGTTGACAGGAAAGTAGTTTTGTTCCATTGTGATTGGATCTCGAATGGTTCAAGGAAAAAGCAAGATGAGAATGGGTTTACTCTACTCAATTTTGAAGGTTTGAACCCTCATAACGACCCTTTTATACTAGCTTGTCAAGCACAACAAGTATTTTATGTTGCAGATCGTGTTGACAAAGGATGGAAAGTTGTGATCAAGACAACACCTAGAGATTCTTATGACATGAATGAACAAACATGTCTTGAGAATGTGGAAACACATTTGCAGAGTGACACATCTACGGGTCCTCAACTTGATGATAATATGAATATTGAATTGGTTAGAAGGGGTTTAAATGGGACCGTCGTTGACAAAAATACCTTAGTTTTTGACGGAGATGAAGATCTATTTGAAGCTGCTTCATGA
- the LOC110929331 gene encoding uncharacterized protein LOC110929331 isoform X3: MFNSLVPFPCFPCGRNKRRTIPLLQNQQLLRHRDLHRRPTPAATAHLPLNSLTLSFKMDTSWMSLPRATTEYENGLDKFLDFIFSTEGKNGQISCPCIDCSNQIWVDREEARTHLQCVGFIKGYRIAPFISESCETPMLDAEDDMQGLVHDAFNGFGENIHENEIGTQNESQSMPNTNAKKFYKALEDAKKELYPGCKKFSVLSFIIRLFHSKCIGKCNDKGFSMMLNTLREAFPYASIPKSLYDLRKIIRELGLSYDKIDACPNDCMLYWKENSKKTECDICHTSRYKANENDPDDELTIPDTDKKIKKIGAKVLRHFPLIPRLQRLFMSSKTAASMRWHEESRTKDGYLRHPADSPAWKTFDFNYPDFASESRNVRLGLASDGFNPFRTMSVSHSTWPVVLMPYNLPPWMCMKQPYFFLSLLIPGPSAPGNNIDVYMEPLVAELQELWDINGVETYDASTKSNFQMRASLLWTISDFPAYANLSGWSTKGKLSCPCCHKHTKSQRLTHGNKYCFMGHRRYLPGDHAFRKDKKSFDGTKETERQPRGLTGSEVLDELNGFEIKFGKLVKTNPDLPFNWKKRSIFFELPYWKTNLLRHNLDVMHIEKNVCDSVVGTLMNLDGKTKDHLKARLDLQEMGIRPELHPKVQNNNKVYLPPACFSMDKKEKDIFCRVLKKVKVPDGYAANISRCVELKPPKLFGLKSHDSHILMQQLLPIALRNVLPKHVRYPVMKLCRYYKQLCSKVLNPNDLVQMENEIGKILCDLERIFPPSFFDVMVHLSVHLASEAKLGGTVHYRWMYPIERYLSTLKSYVKNRSKPEGSIAEGYLAEECLSFCSLYLSSDVETIHNKTSRNYDDGGFEDILPIFSMSGRPIGATVVEILDLDILAKAHSYVLFNCSEVDEFRTEHLTNVRHENRKLREREIQRLHSETFESWFQDHVEELHTRGDHRITEDLRNLASGPAEFVKKYKGFIINGFRFHTKDLEQNRKTQNSGVMLEAMTNSFSSAKDNNPIMGDVTYYGILNDIIELEYAVDRKVVLFHCDWISNGSRKKQDENGFTLLNFEDMYHN, encoded by the exons ATGTTCAATTCATTGGTTCCCTTTCCTTGCTTTCCCTGTggaagaaacaaaagaagaacCATACCATTACTCCAAAATCAACAGCTCCTTCGTCATCGTGACCTCCACCGTCGTCCAACTCCGGCAGCCACCGCCCACCTGCCCTTGAATTCTCTCACTCTCAG TTTTAAGATGGATACGAGTTGGATGTCTTTACCAAGAGCTACTACTGAATATGAAAACGGTCTTGACAAATTTCTTGATTTTATCTTTTCTACCGAGGGTAAAAATGGTCAAATATCATGTCCATGCATTGATTGCAGTAATCAAATATGGGTTGATCGGGAGGAGGCTAGAACGCATCTCCAATGTGTCGGGTTTATTAAAGGCTACAGAATTGCACCTTTTATTTCCGAATCATGTGAAACTCCTATGTTGGATGCTGAAGATGACATGCAAGGGTTGGTGCATGATGCATTCAACGGGTTTGGTGAGAACATACATGAAAATGAAATAGGGACACAAAATGAAAGTCAAAGTATGCCAAACACAAATGCgaaaaagttttataaagcatTAGAAGATGCAAAGAAAGAACTATATCCTGGGTGTAAGAAGTTCTCGGTTCTTTCTTTTATCATTAGACTATTTCATAGTAAGTGTATTGGGAAATGTAATGACAAGGGTTTCAGCATGATGCTTAATACATTGAGGGAAGCCTTCCCATATGCTTCCATACCGAAGTCATTGTATGACCTAAGGAAGATAATAAGAGAATTAGGACTTAGTTATGATAAAATTGATGCATGTCCTAATGATTGTATGCTGTACTGGAAAGAAAACAGTAAGAAAACAGAATGTGATATATGTCATACGTCAAGGTACAAAGCAAATGAAAATGATCCTGATGATGAGTTAACCATACCTGATACGGATAAGAAGATTAAGAAGATTGGAGCAAAGGTTTTACGTCATTTTCCGCTCATACCACGGCTGCAAAGGTTGTTTATGTCATCTAAAACTGCTGCCTCCATGAGATGGCATGAAGAGAGTCGCACGAAAGATGGTTACTTGAGACATCCTGCTGATTCCCCAGCTTGGAAAACATTTGATTTTAATTATCCTGATTTTGCCAGTGAGTCTCGTAATGTCAGGCTTGGTTTAGCGAGTGATGGGTTTAACCCTTTTAGAACAATGAGTGTTTCTCATAGTACATGGCCTGTTGTTTTGATGCCATATAATCTACCTCCTTGGATGTGCATGAAACAACcttatttctttttatctttactTATACCTGGCCCATCAGCTCCTGGGAACAATATAGATGTTTATATGGAACCATTAGTGGCTGAGCTACAGGAGTTATGGGATATTAATGGAGTAGAGACTTATGATGCATCGACAAAGAGTAACTTTCAGATGCGTGCTTCTTTGTTATGGACGATAAGTGACTTTCCCGCTTATGCGAATTTATCCGGATGGAGCACAAAAGGAAAACTTTCATGCCCTTGCTGCCATAAACATACAAAATCACAACGCTTAACTCATGGCAACAAATATTGTTTCATGGGACATCGTCGATATCTGCCAGGTGATCATGCTTTTCGAAAAGATAAGAAGTCTTTTGATGGCACAAAAGAAACGGAGAGGCAACCACGTGGCTTAACAGGATCAGAAGTACTTGATGAGCTAAATGGTTTTGAAATTAAATTTGGAAAACTTGTAAAGACCAACCCTGATCTACCATTTAACTGGAAGAAGAGAAGTATTTTTTTTGAGTTACCATACTGGAAAACTAACTTGCTGCGCCATAATCTAGATGTAATGCATATTGAGAAGAATGTTTGTGACAGTGTCGTTGGAACGTTAATGAATCTAGATGGAAAGACCAAGGATCATTTAAAAGCACGCCTTGATTTGCAAGAAATGGGTATTAGACCTGAACTTCATCCTAAAGTTCAGAATAACAACAAAGTGTATTTGCCACCTGCTTGTTTCTCAATGGATAAAAAAGAGAAAGATATATTTTGTCGTGTTCTTAAAAAGGTTAAAGTTCCAGATGGTTATGCAGCTAATATATCAAGATGTGTAGAGTTAAAACCTCCAAAACTGTTTGGCCTTAAAAGTCATGATAGCCATATTTTGATGCAGCAGTTGCTTCCCATTGCTTTGCGAAATGTGTTACCTAAGCACGTGCGTTATCCTGTGATGAAGCTATGTCGTTACTACAAACAGTTATGCTCAAAAGTTCTTAATCCAAATGATTTGGTTCAAATGGAAAATGAGATTGGAAAAATCCTTTGTGATTTAGAAAGGATTTTTCCGCCATCATTCTTTGATGTCATGGTTCATCTTTCGGTTCATCTTGCTTCAGAGGCCAAATTAGGAGGGACAGTTCATTACCGTTGGATGTATCCAATCGAGAG GTATTTATCTACATTAAAATCTTACGTCAAAAATAGGAGTAAACCCGAGGGTTCCATTGCAGAAGGATATTTAGCTGAAGAATGTTTGTCATTTTGTTCATTGTACTTATCAAGTGATGTCGAGACCATACATAATAAGACAAGTCGGAATTATGATGACGGTGGTTTCGAGGATATTTTACCTATCTTTTCTATGTCAGGTCGGCCGATTGGTGCTACAGTGGTAGAGATACTTGACCTTGACATTTTGGCTAAAGCACATTCATATGTGTTATTCAATTGTAGTGAAGTTGATGAATTTCGAAC AGAACATCTGACGAATGTTCGTCATGAAAATCGGAAATTACGTGAGCGTGAGATTCAACGTTTACATAGCGAGACTTTTGAGTCGTGGTTTCAAGATCAT GTTGAGGAGCTGCATACCAGAGGGGATCATAGAATCACGGAAGATCTAAGAAACTTGGCAAGTGGCCCAGCTGAGTTTGTGAAAAAATATAAGGGATTTATCATAAATGGTTTCCGATTTCACACAAAAGATCTGGAACAAAATAGGAAAACACAAAATAGTGGAGTTATGCTTGAGGCCATGACAAATAGCTTCTCAAGTGCTAAAGATAACAATCCTATCATGGGAGATGTAACATATTATGGGATTTTGAATGATATCATTGAGTTGGAATATGCTGTTGACAGGAAAGTAGTTTTGTTCCATTGTGATTGGATCTCGAATGGTTCAAGGAAAAAGCAAGATGAGAATGGGTTTACTCTACTCAATTTTGAAG ATATGTATCACAACTAG
- the LOC110929331 gene encoding uncharacterized protein LOC110929331 isoform X2 — MDTSWMSLPRATTEYENGLDKFLDFIFSTEGKNGQISCPCIDCSNQIWVDREEARTHLQCVGFIKGYRIAPFISESCETPMLDAEDDMQGLVHDAFNGFGENIHENEIGTQNESQSMPNTNAKKFYKALEDAKKELYPGCKKFSVLSFIIRLFHSKCIGKCNDKGFSMMLNTLREAFPYASIPKSLYDLRKIIRELGLSYDKIDACPNDCMLYWKENSKKTECDICHTSRYKANENDPDDELTIPDTDKKIKKIGAKVLRHFPLIPRLQRLFMSSKTAASMRWHEESRTKDGYLRHPADSPAWKTFDFNYPDFASESRNVRLGLASDGFNPFRTMSVSHSTWPVVLMPYNLPPWMCMKQPYFFLSLLIPGPSAPGNNIDVYMEPLVAELQELWDINGVETYDASTKSNFQMRASLLWTISDFPAYANLSGWSTKGKLSCPCCHKHTKSQRLTHGNKYCFMGHRRYLPGDHAFRKDKKSFDGTKETERQPRGLTGSEVLDELNGFEIKFGKLVKTNPDLPFNWKKRSIFFELPYWKTNLLRHNLDVMHIEKNVCDSVVGTLMNLDGKTKDHLKARLDLQEMGIRPELHPKVQNNNKVYLPPACFSMDKKEKDIFCRVLKKVKVPDGYAANISRCVELKPPKLFGLKSHDSHILMQQLLPIALRNVLPKHVRYPVMKLCRYYKQLCSKVLNPNDLVQMENEIGKILCDLERIFPPSFFDVMVHLSVHLASEAKLGGTVHYRWMYPIERYLSTLKSYVKNRSKPEGSIAEGYLAEECLSFCSLYLSSDVETIHNKTSRNYDDGGFEDILPIFSMSGRPIGATVVEILDLDILAKAHSYVLFNCSEVDEFRTEHLTNVRHENRKLREREIQRLHSETFESWFQDHVEELHTRGDHRITEDLRNLASGPAEFVKKYKGFIINGFRFHTKDLEQNRKTQNSGVMLEAMTNSFSSAKDNNPIMGDVTYYGILNDIIELEYAVDRKVVLFHCDWISNGSRKKQDENGFTLLNFEGLNPHNDPFILACQAQQVFYVADRVDKGWKVVIKTTPRDSYDMNEQTCLENVETHLQSDTSTGPQLDDNMNIELVRRGLNGTVVDKNTLVFDGDEDLFEAAS, encoded by the exons ATGGATACGAGTTGGATGTCTTTACCAAGAGCTACTACTGAATATGAAAACGGTCTTGACAAATTTCTTGATTTTATCTTTTCTACCGAGGGTAAAAATGGTCAAATATCATGTCCATGCATTGATTGCAGTAATCAAATATGGGTTGATCGGGAGGAGGCTAGAACGCATCTCCAATGTGTCGGGTTTATTAAAGGCTACAGAATTGCACCTTTTATTTCCGAATCATGTGAAACTCCTATGTTGGATGCTGAAGATGACATGCAAGGGTTGGTGCATGATGCATTCAACGGGTTTGGTGAGAACATACATGAAAATGAAATAGGGACACAAAATGAAAGTCAAAGTATGCCAAACACAAATGCgaaaaagttttataaagcatTAGAAGATGCAAAGAAAGAACTATATCCTGGGTGTAAGAAGTTCTCGGTTCTTTCTTTTATCATTAGACTATTTCATAGTAAGTGTATTGGGAAATGTAATGACAAGGGTTTCAGCATGATGCTTAATACATTGAGGGAAGCCTTCCCATATGCTTCCATACCGAAGTCATTGTATGACCTAAGGAAGATAATAAGAGAATTAGGACTTAGTTATGATAAAATTGATGCATGTCCTAATGATTGTATGCTGTACTGGAAAGAAAACAGTAAGAAAACAGAATGTGATATATGTCATACGTCAAGGTACAAAGCAAATGAAAATGATCCTGATGATGAGTTAACCATACCTGATACGGATAAGAAGATTAAGAAGATTGGAGCAAAGGTTTTACGTCATTTTCCGCTCATACCACGGCTGCAAAGGTTGTTTATGTCATCTAAAACTGCTGCCTCCATGAGATGGCATGAAGAGAGTCGCACGAAAGATGGTTACTTGAGACATCCTGCTGATTCCCCAGCTTGGAAAACATTTGATTTTAATTATCCTGATTTTGCCAGTGAGTCTCGTAATGTCAGGCTTGGTTTAGCGAGTGATGGGTTTAACCCTTTTAGAACAATGAGTGTTTCTCATAGTACATGGCCTGTTGTTTTGATGCCATATAATCTACCTCCTTGGATGTGCATGAAACAACcttatttctttttatctttactTATACCTGGCCCATCAGCTCCTGGGAACAATATAGATGTTTATATGGAACCATTAGTGGCTGAGCTACAGGAGTTATGGGATATTAATGGAGTAGAGACTTATGATGCATCGACAAAGAGTAACTTTCAGATGCGTGCTTCTTTGTTATGGACGATAAGTGACTTTCCCGCTTATGCGAATTTATCCGGATGGAGCACAAAAGGAAAACTTTCATGCCCTTGCTGCCATAAACATACAAAATCACAACGCTTAACTCATGGCAACAAATATTGTTTCATGGGACATCGTCGATATCTGCCAGGTGATCATGCTTTTCGAAAAGATAAGAAGTCTTTTGATGGCACAAAAGAAACGGAGAGGCAACCACGTGGCTTAACAGGATCAGAAGTACTTGATGAGCTAAATGGTTTTGAAATTAAATTTGGAAAACTTGTAAAGACCAACCCTGATCTACCATTTAACTGGAAGAAGAGAAGTATTTTTTTTGAGTTACCATACTGGAAAACTAACTTGCTGCGCCATAATCTAGATGTAATGCATATTGAGAAGAATGTTTGTGACAGTGTCGTTGGAACGTTAATGAATCTAGATGGAAAGACCAAGGATCATTTAAAAGCACGCCTTGATTTGCAAGAAATGGGTATTAGACCTGAACTTCATCCTAAAGTTCAGAATAACAACAAAGTGTATTTGCCACCTGCTTGTTTCTCAATGGATAAAAAAGAGAAAGATATATTTTGTCGTGTTCTTAAAAAGGTTAAAGTTCCAGATGGTTATGCAGCTAATATATCAAGATGTGTAGAGTTAAAACCTCCAAAACTGTTTGGCCTTAAAAGTCATGATAGCCATATTTTGATGCAGCAGTTGCTTCCCATTGCTTTGCGAAATGTGTTACCTAAGCACGTGCGTTATCCTGTGATGAAGCTATGTCGTTACTACAAACAGTTATGCTCAAAAGTTCTTAATCCAAATGATTTGGTTCAAATGGAAAATGAGATTGGAAAAATCCTTTGTGATTTAGAAAGGATTTTTCCGCCATCATTCTTTGATGTCATGGTTCATCTTTCGGTTCATCTTGCTTCAGAGGCCAAATTAGGAGGGACAGTTCATTACCGTTGGATGTATCCAATCGAGAG GTATTTATCTACATTAAAATCTTACGTCAAAAATAGGAGTAAACCCGAGGGTTCCATTGCAGAAGGATATTTAGCTGAAGAATGTTTGTCATTTTGTTCATTGTACTTATCAAGTGATGTCGAGACCATACATAATAAGACAAGTCGGAATTATGATGACGGTGGTTTCGAGGATATTTTACCTATCTTTTCTATGTCAGGTCGGCCGATTGGTGCTACAGTGGTAGAGATACTTGACCTTGACATTTTGGCTAAAGCACATTCATATGTGTTATTCAATTGTAGTGAAGTTGATGAATTTCGAAC AGAACATCTGACGAATGTTCGTCATGAAAATCGGAAATTACGTGAGCGTGAGATTCAACGTTTACATAGCGAGACTTTTGAGTCGTGGTTTCAAGATCAT GTTGAGGAGCTGCATACCAGAGGGGATCATAGAATCACGGAAGATCTAAGAAACTTGGCAAGTGGCCCAGCTGAGTTTGTGAAAAAATATAAGGGATTTATCATAAATGGTTTCCGATTTCACACAAAAGATCTGGAACAAAATAGGAAAACACAAAATAGTGGAGTTATGCTTGAGGCCATGACAAATAGCTTCTCAAGTGCTAAAGATAACAATCCTATCATGGGAGATGTAACATATTATGGGATTTTGAATGATATCATTGAGTTGGAATATGCTGTTGACAGGAAAGTAGTTTTGTTCCATTGTGATTGGATCTCGAATGGTTCAAGGAAAAAGCAAGATGAGAATGGGTTTACTCTACTCAATTTTGAAGGTTTGAACCCTCATAACGACCCTTTTATACTAGCTTGTCAAGCACAACAAGTATTTTATGTTGCAGATCGTGTTGACAAAGGATGGAAAGTTGTGATCAAGACAACACCTAGAGATTCTTATGACATGAATGAACAAACATGTCTTGAGAATGTGGAAACACATTTGCAGAGTGACACATCTACGGGTCCTCAACTTGATGATAATATGAATATTGAATTGGTTAGAAGGGGTTTAAATGGGACCGTCGTTGACAAAAATACCTTAGTTTTTGACGGAGATGAAGATCTATTTGAAGCTGCTTCATGA